In the genome of Achromobacter sp. MFA1 R4, the window GGGCAATTACGTGGAGATCCCGCTGGTGGCCATCGTCAAGTTCCGCGGTGACAAGCTCTATCACGAGCACATCTATTGGGACCAGGCCAGCGTGCTGGTGCAGGTGGGCCTGCTGGATCCCAAGGGCCTGCCCACGGCCGGGCGCGAGACGGCGGCCAAGCTGCTGGACGAGACCTTGCCTTCCAACACGCTGATGGCGCGCTGGAAGGACAGCGAGAACAAGTAGGGAGACGACATGCCTTATACCGACGAGCAACTTGCGTCCCTGGTGCGCGGCGACAGCGTGCACCGGGACATCTACACCGATCCGGCCATCTTCGACCTGGAAATGCAACGCATCTATGGCCGCGCCTGGATCTACGTGGGCCATGAAAGCCAGGTGCCCAAGACGGGCGACTATCACACCACGCGCCTGGGCGACCAGGACGTGCTGATGGTGCGCGCCGCCGACGGCCGCGTGCACGTGCTGTACAACCGCTGTCCGCACAAGGGCGCGAAGGTGGTGGCCGATGGCGAAGGCTGCGCCGGCAAGTTCTTCCGCTGCCCGTATCACGCCTGGACCTTCAAGCTGGACGGCAGCCACCTGGGCGTGCCGCTCAAGCAGGGGCTGGAGGGCACGTCCTACGATCCGGCCGATCCGTCGTTTTCCATGCGCCGCCTGCCGCGCGTGGACAGCTACCGCGGCTTTGTCTTCGCCAGCCAGGCCAGCGAGGGCCAGGCGCTGGAGGACTTCCTGGGCGGCGTGCGTTCGTCCATCGACAACCTGTGCGACCGGTCGCCGGTGGGCGAGGTCGAGGTGGCGGGCGGCATTTTTCGCGTGATGCAGCGGTCGAACTGGAAGGTCTTCTACGAAAACCTGCACGACACCATGCACGCCCGCGTCACGCATGAATCTTCCTATGCGGCCGCGCGCGACGAGGCCAAGGAAATGGGCGAGATGCCGCTCGAGCTGCACATCATGGACGGCAACGGCGAGCCCTACGAGTTCTGGGAAAAGCTGGAGCTGCGCGCCTACGACAACGGCCACGGCTACATGGAAGGCATCTTCAACCCGGGCGCCGCTGAACGCGATCCCGTGTCGCGCGCGCACTTCGAATCGCTGACCGCCGCGTATGGCGAGCAGCGCGCCCGCGAGATCCTGGGCATGAACCGCCACAACACCGTCATCTATGGCAGCGGTTCTCCCCACACCGTGTTCCAGCAGTTCCGGGTGATCCGCCCGGTCGCGGTGGACCGGACGCTGATCGAGATCCAGACGTTCCGCTGCAAGGGCGCGCCGGAGGGCGTGTTCAAGCGCGCCATGCTGTACGCCAACGTCATCAACTCGCCGTCGTCCAACGTCATGCCGGACGACATCGAACTCTACAACCGCTGCCAGGAAGGCAACGCGACGCGCGGCGGCGACTGGGTCAGCATGCACCGCTATCACGGCACCGACCGCGTCGACGCCGACGGCATGGTGTCGGTGAACGGCACCAGCGAATTGCCCATGCGCAATCAGTTCCGCGCCTGGAAGGCGTACATGGAGGACGGCGCGGGCACGGTCGCCGCGCCCGCCGCGGCCAACAAGGGAGACGGCGCATGCTGCTAGATCTTGATTTCGACGTCAGCACGGCGGACCTCGCCCCGGCGGACGTGCCGGTTGATACCCACCATCGCATCGCCCAGTTCCTGTACCAGGAGGCGCGCCTGCTGGACGAGCGGCGCTATGACGACTGGCAGGCGCTGTGGACGCAGGACGGCATGTACTGGATGCCGCGCAAGCCGGGCCAGGAAAGTCCCTACGACTACATCTCGCTGTTCTGGGAAGACCGCATGCTGCGCGACGTGCGCATCCGGCGCCTGGAGCACCCGCGCAACTGGTCGCAGCAGCCGCCCACGCGCAGCGCGCGGCTGGTGGGCGGGGTGCAGGTCGAGGGCGTGGACGCGGGCGGCAACCTGGTGGTCCATTCCGTCTTCCAGATGACCGAATGGCGCAAGCGCCAGCCCCGCCAGCTGGCGGGGCGCTACACCCACAAGCTGGCCGCCGAGGGCGACGGCTGGCGCATCCGCATGAAGCGTGTGGACCTCGTCAATTGCGACGATGCGCATGACGCCTTCGAGGTGTTCGTGTGACGGGCACGGACGCCGCGGTGCTGGCGCTGCACTACCAGAATGACGTCCTGCATCCGGACGGCAAGATCCGCGTCGGGCTGGATGCCGATGGCCAGGCGCGCCAGCGCCTGCTGGACAACGCCGCGGCCTTGCTGGCGGGCGCGCGCGCGCAGGCGCTGCCCATCGTGCACGTGCGCATCGCGTTCCGCCCCGACTATGCGGATCTGCTGCCCAATTGCCAGATTTTCCGCAGCGTGGCGGCGATTGGCGCGGTGCCGGAGGGGCAGTGGGGCAGCGCGTTCTACGAGGGGCTGGAGCCGCTGGCGGGCAGCGCGCGCGAGTTCGTGGTCAAGCACACGCGCATCAGCGCGTTCTATGGCACGCCGCTTGAGGAAACCCTGCGGCTGCTGGGCGCGCGCCGGCTGGTGGTGGCCGGCGTGGCGACGCATTCGGTGGTGGAGGGGACGGTGCGCCATGCGGCCGACATCGGCTTTTCGGTAATGGTCGCGCAGGACGCCTGCGCGTCCGCCGACCCCGCGGTGCATGCGGCATCGCTGGCCAGCATGCGGCTGATCGCGCAGACGGGCACGGTGGACGAGGCGCTGCGCTGGGCCGCCGCGCCGAACTGACAAGGAACATTCATGGATTTCTCAGGCTTTCCCGGGCTGGCGGGCAAGACCGCCATCGTCACCGGCAGCACCCAGGGGCTGGGCGCGGATATCGCGCGCGGGTTCGCGGCGGCGGGCGCCAATGTGGTGCTGGTCGGCCGCAATGCCGAGGCGGGCGAGGCCCTGGCCCGGGCGCTGGGCGAACGCGTCCTGTACTGCGAAACCGACATCGGCCAGGACGGCCAGATCCAGGCCTGCATCGACGCCGCGCGCGCGCGCTTCGGGCGGCTCGATATCCTGGTCAACAACGCCTGCCAGTATGCGGATCGCGGACTGGCGTCCTCGCGCGAGGAATGGCATCGCACGCTGGATACGAACCTGGTGTCGGCGGCGATCTTCACGCAGTTGGCCGCGCCATTTCTGCCGCGCGGCGGCGTGGTGGTGAACATGGGCAGCACGGGCGGCAAGTTCGGCGCCGCCGGACGGGCGCTGTACCCGGCGTCCAAGGCCGCGTTGCTGCAGATCACCAAGAACTTCGCGGTGGAGCTGGCGCCGGCGGGCGTGCGCGTGCTGGCGGTGTCGCCCGCCTGGACGTGGTCGCCGTCGGTGGAGCAGTTGTCGGGCGGGTCGCGCGCGACCGCCGATGCCGTGGGCGCGCATTTCCATCCGCTGGGGCGGGTGGGGTCCGGCGAAGAGATCGCCGCCGCGGTGTGCTTCGCGTGTTCCGACGCGGCGTCGTGGATGACCGGGGTGGACATCCCGGTGGACGGCGGATTTTCGGTGCTGGGACCGGACCGCGGCATCTCGCCGCGGGTGTGGTTCAAGGAGCTGATGCCCGGCGACGGGGCGTGATGGTGTAGATGCCAGACGCCGCTGCCCAGGCTTCAGCGGATGACGATCTCGCCTTCTTCCAGCCCGGCCTTGCCGCCCACCTGGTCTTCCAGGAATTCCTGCATCTTGTTGCCCAGCTGGATCTTCGTGCCGCTACAGAAGCGCCGCGTGGCGGCAATGGTGGCGTTCTGCTGCGGCAGCAGGTCGCGCGCAAGCTGGGCTTCCTCGGTTTCCAGCGCCGCCAGGTCGCTGATGAGCTTGGTGTGCGTGTTGCGCGCGCGCTCGACCACGTCGCCGGTGGCGCGCTGGGGGTTGGCCTGCAGGAACATCAGCAACTGTTCCAGCTTGGCCTTGTCCTCGTTCATCTTCAGGCGCTTGCGGGTCAGCGCCGAGCGCTTGATGTCGGCGTGCGGATCCAGGCCGGCCTGCACCAGCGTCGGGATGCCCGCCGGCGAGCCGATGGTGCCGGCGCGCACCGCCAGCAGGGCGCGCGTCTCGCCGCCCGTGATGGCGCTTTGTTGTGTATTGGGCGGGCCGACGTTCACGCTGCCGCCGGCGGCGATGTTGCTCTGGCGGATTTCGCGCTCGACGTCGATGTCCTGGCCCGCGCTGATGACGGCGTTCTCGATGAACTTCGCGCGCAGCGTGCCGCCACAGACGATGTGCGCGGTGCGCGGCGTGGCGGTGGCGTCGTGCAGGGTTTCGGCCATGCCGATGATGCCGCCCTTGACCGTGACGCTGCCGCCGGCCTCGACCAGCGCGGCTTCGATGGTCCCGTTGACGACCACGTCGCCCGTGACGCGCACTTCCATCGTGGCGGCGATGTCGCCGCGCACCTGCAGCGACCCCTCGAACGTGATGTTGCCGGTGGACAGGTTGACGGCGTCCACCTCGACCATCGGGTTCACCTGCACGCCGTGGGTGATCAGCGTGGGCGTGCCGGCAATGGCGGCGCGCAGCAGCAGCGGATCCTCCGGGTCGACCTCGACGCCCGACAGCTCCTTGGAGAAGGGCGTGTCGGGCAGTTCGTCGGGCAGCACGGCTTCGCCCAGCACGTTGGTGCCGTCCACCCCCGGCAGCGGCGGAATGCGGCGCATGAGCGGGGTGCCGGGCGACACCAGCAGCAGGCTGCCCAGGTCGCGGTAATCCACCTGGGCCAGTTCGTCGATGTCCTCGGCGCGGGGCTTGAGGCGGTCCAGCAGGCTTTCGAAGCGGGTTGGCGTGCCGCGCGTGGGCGGCGTGCCTTGCGCGGCAATGATGGTCTCGGCGCGACCGAGCGCGACGGCCTCGGCCAGCGCGGCGTCCAGCACGCCATGGACGATGCCCTGGTCGGCCAGCGCCTGGCGCACCGCCTCGAGCGTGACGGGCTTGCCGCCCTTGGGCGGGTGCAGCGTCAGCGTCGCGGCCATGCGGGTCGCGTTCAGTTCGATATCGAAGCTGCCGTCCACGACCTGGCCGACGGGGCTTTGCACGGTGTCGGTGGCCGTGCGGCACAGGTCGATGAAAGCCAGGATGGCGTGGTTGTCCAGGGCCTCGGCGCCCCAGCCCTGGGCGGCGGCGGCGGCGACCAGGATGTCCCAGGTCGGCAGCTCGGTGTTGGCAGGCGGGGCCTCGTCTTCGTCGGCGACGGCGATGTCGGCGTCGTGTTCGCCGGGCTGTTCGCGGGTCTGGACGAGGGTTTGGGCGAGGGGGCTTTCAGCGTGATCAGGGGCGTGTCCGCCGTCCTCCGCGGGCGCGGCGCCCGCGGCCGGCTGGGCGTCGTCGGCCGGGCGGGGTGGCGGCGTATAGACTGCCGTCAGGACGTTGGTGTCGGCATCCAGCAGCAACTGGAGCATGTTTTCTGCGCCCATTTCACCCTCTCTCCGGTCCCGGCACGAACGGCCAGGTTCAATCATTTAGTAATTGAACGAAATATTACGTCATATTCCGGCCTGGCATGAAGGTTACTGCGCAGTAGGGCCAATTTTCTCCGCCTGATGGCCTAGTGATGTCCCCGTTTTTCCCCGGGACGCGGGCGCGCCGGCGCGGTCTAGGGCATCGGCAGGAAAGACAAAACCGGGATGGCGCAAGCAGCATAGGGGCTCGCCAACGCGTCGCAGGACGCCGCCGGAGCCCCGTCCCATGTCCCAACCACCCACTCCCCTTCTTTCGGCCACGCGCGCCCTCCTGGCGCGCGCCGGCGGGATGGCGGCGGTGGCGGCGCTGGCGACGGGCGCTCTGGCGCTGGCGACCACCGCGACGGCCCAGGCCGCCGAGACCTACCGCTACAAGGATCCCTTCGGCGTGTGGCGGTCGATGAAGGTGCCTGCCGGCACCGGCAAATACTACAAGCGCGCGCAGGCGCGCACCGCGGTGCGCACGGGCGCCGAAAAGCTGTGCCTGACCTGTGAGCCCGAAGCCGGCGACGGCGCGCGCCGCCAGACCCGCGCGCCCGCCGAGCCGGCGCTGCGCTGGAGCACGGTCAAGCCGACGACCAAGCATGACAATCTGATCGCCCGCGCCGCGCTGGACTCCGGCGTGGACCAGGCGCTGCTGACGGCGATCATCGCCATCGAGTCGGGCTTTCGCAGCGATGCGCGTTCGCCCAAGGGGGCGCTGGGCCTGATGCAGCTCATGCCGGCCACGGCCGCGCCGCTGCTGTCGGTGGATGATGTGGAGCGGGCGCTGGTGGATCCGGCGACCAACGTGCAGGCGGGCTCGCGCCATCTGCGCCGGCTGATCGACCGGTATCCCGGCCGCCTGGACCTGGCGCTGGCCGCCTACAACGCGGGCGAGGGGGCCGTGCGCAAGTACGACGCGGTGCCGCCTTATGCGGAAACCCAGGCCTACGTGAAGAACGTGACCGCCCTGTACGAGCAGTACAAGGCGCCGTGAAGGGAGCGGGCGAGGGCGCCGCTCCCGGCGGACTCAAAGGCCCGCGAACACCTTTTCCGCGATGTCCAGCGTGGCCTGGATGACGGCGTCGTCGTGCGTGGCCGACACGAAGCCCGCTTCGAAGGCGGACGGCGCGAAATGCACGCCGTTCTCCAGCATGGCGTGGAAGAAGCGGTTGAACGCCGCCGTGTCGCACGCCGAGACCTGCGCAAACGAGGCCGGCACCGAGTCGCTGAAATAGATGCCGAACATGCCGCCCACCGAATCCGCCGAGAACGGCAGGCCGGCCTTGCGGGCGCGCGCCTGCAGGCCCTGGGCGAGCTTGGCGGTCTGGGCCGACAGCGTTTCGTAGAAGCCCGGCGCGGCAATCAGGCGCAGCGTCGCCAGGCCCGCGGCCACGGCCACCGGATTGCCCGACAGCGTGCCGGCCTGGTAGACGCCGCCCAGCGGCGCGATGTGCTTCATGACCTCGGCGCTGCCGCCGAAGGCGCCCACCGGCATGCCGCCGCCGATCACCTTGGCCAGCGTGGTGATGTCGGGCTTGACGCCGGTCAGGCCCTGCACGCCTTGCGGTCCGACGCGAAAGCCCGTCATGACCTCGTCGAAGATCAGCAGCGCGCCGTGCTGCGTGCAGACCTCGCGCAGCCCTTCCAGGAAGCCGGGCGCCGGCTTGATGAGGTTCATGTTGCCGGCGACCGGCTCCACAATGATGCAGGCGATGTCGGCGCCGTGCTGGGCGAAGGCCTCGCGCACCGCGTCCAGGTTGTTGTATTCCAGGGTCAGCGTGTGCGACACGAATTCCGGCGGCACGCCGGCCGAGCTGGGATTGCCGAAGGTCAAGAGGCCCGAGCCGGCCTTGACCAGCAGGCTGTCGGAATGGCCGTGGTAGCAGCCTTCGAACTTGACGATCTTGGCGCGGCCGGTGGCGCCGCGCGCCAGGCGGATGGCCGTCATGGTGGCCTCGGTGCCGGAGCTGACCAGGCGCACCTGTTCCAGCGAGGGCAGGCGCGAGATCAGCACTTCGGCCAGCTCGATTTCGGCTTCGGTGGGGGCGCCGAAGGACAGGCCGTTGACGGCGGCTTCCTGTACCGCGCGCACGACTTCAGGATGCGAATGGCCCAGGATGGCGGGGCCCCAGGAGCCCACGTAGTCGATGTACTGCTTGTCTTCCGCGTCCCACACGTACGGACCCTGCGCGCGCTTGATGAAACGCGGCGTGCCGCCCACGGAGCGGAAGGCGCGCACGGGCGAGTTGACGCCGCCGGGGATGCTGCGGCAGGCGCGTTCGAATAGCTGAGCGTTACTGGACATGGCGATCAAGGCTTGCGGTGGAAGTTGGGAGAATAGGGCGCCGAGCAGGCTGCGGCGGCGGCCCGGATGCTGGGCGCTTCGAACAGGGCGGTGATGACGGCGATGGAATCGGCGCCGGCCTGGACCACCAGCGGAGCGTTGGCGGGCGTGATGCCGCCGATGGCGACCACGGCGGGACGCGGCGCGTCGCGCTCGTCCGCGAGGCGGCGGGCCTCGGTCAGGACGGACAGCGGCGCGCGCACCGTGTCGGGCTTGACCGTGGACGCGAACATGGCGCCGAACGCGATGTAATCGGCGCCGCCGTCCAGCAATTCGCGCGCGCGCGCCAGATCGTCGTAGCTGGAGCCGCCCAGGATCAGGTCGGGACCGGCTTCGCGGCGGATGTGCGCAAGGCTTTCATCGTCGCGGCCGACGTGGGCGCCATCGGCGCCGACCTCCAGCGCAAGGCGCCAGTCGTCATTGATGAGGAACACCACGCCCAGTTCGCGGCACAGCGGCGCCAGCGCGCGAGCCTGCGCGGCGCGCACCGCGTCGGGCACGTCCTTGCGGCGCAGTTGCAGCGCGCGCATGCCGCCCGCGGCGGCATCGCGCACGGCTTGCAGCAGGCGGTCGGTGTCGTCCCATTCGGGCGTTACGCCATACAGGCCGGCGGGAAATCGTAGCGGTTTCATTGGGGCAGGATCCGGTTGGGGATGCGACGGCCCATGCCCGGCAGGAAACTGGCCGCCACAGACGCGTCGGCGTGCGCCAGGCCCTGCCGCACCGCCTCGGGCATCTCCAGGCCGCGCGCCAGCATGGCGGTGATCGCGGTGGCCGCCAGTCCGCCGGCGTCGCCGTTGCGGTCCGGGGGCGTCTGCCAGGGCCAGGTATGCGTCTGGCCGCCGGGGCCGAGCAGCACATTGGCGAAGTGGCCGGGACGCTGGGGGCTGCCCAGCACCAGGACCCATTCCGCGCCGGCGGCCACCAGCGCATGCATCGGCGTAGGTGCGTCCCCGATATCGATGTCGCCGTCGGCATGCCATTGCGCCAGGCGCAGGTGCTCGATGACCAGCAGATCGGTCTGCGGCAGCACCAGTTCCAGGGTCGCGGCCAGCAGGTCGTCGGCTTCGTCCTCGTCGGCCGCGTCGGCGGGCAACTGGGCGCGCTGGCCCAGGTGCAGCACCAGCGGCACCTGGCTGTAGTCGGCGGCGACCTGCGCGGCCACGCTGGCCGTTTCGGCGGTGTATAGTCCGCCCACCTTGATGGCCTGCACCGACATGTCTTCGAGCAGGCAGCGCGCCTGGTCGTCCAGCAGGTCGGGCGAGACGGGGTGGATTTCTTCGATGCCGGCGGTGTCCTGCACGGTCAGCGCGG includes:
- a CDS encoding aromatic ring-hydroxylating dioxygenase subunit alpha; translated protein: MPYTDEQLASLVRGDSVHRDIYTDPAIFDLEMQRIYGRAWIYVGHESQVPKTGDYHTTRLGDQDVLMVRAADGRVHVLYNRCPHKGAKVVADGEGCAGKFFRCPYHAWTFKLDGSHLGVPLKQGLEGTSYDPADPSFSMRRLPRVDSYRGFVFASQASEGQALEDFLGGVRSSIDNLCDRSPVGEVEVAGGIFRVMQRSNWKVFYENLHDTMHARVTHESSYAAARDEAKEMGEMPLELHIMDGNGEPYEFWEKLELRAYDNGHGYMEGIFNPGAAERDPVSRAHFESLTAAYGEQRAREILGMNRHNTVIYGSGSPHTVFQQFRVIRPVAVDRTLIEIQTFRCKGAPEGVFKRAMLYANVINSPSSNVMPDDIELYNRCQEGNATRGGDWVSMHRYHGTDRVDADGMVSVNGTSELPMRNQFRAWKAYMEDGAGTVAAPAAANKGDGACC
- a CDS encoding aromatic-ring-hydroxylating dioxygenase subunit beta gives rise to the protein MLLDLDFDVSTADLAPADVPVDTHHRIAQFLYQEARLLDERRYDDWQALWTQDGMYWMPRKPGQESPYDYISLFWEDRMLRDVRIRRLEHPRNWSQQPPTRSARLVGGVQVEGVDAGGNLVVHSVFQMTEWRKRQPRQLAGRYTHKLAAEGDGWRIRMKRVDLVNCDDAHDAFEVFV
- a CDS encoding cysteine hydrolase family protein translates to MTGTDAAVLALHYQNDVLHPDGKIRVGLDADGQARQRLLDNAAALLAGARAQALPIVHVRIAFRPDYADLLPNCQIFRSVAAIGAVPEGQWGSAFYEGLEPLAGSAREFVVKHTRISAFYGTPLEETLRLLGARRLVVAGVATHSVVEGTVRHAADIGFSVMVAQDACASADPAVHAASLASMRLIAQTGTVDEALRWAAAPN
- a CDS encoding SDR family oxidoreductase; the protein is MDFSGFPGLAGKTAIVTGSTQGLGADIARGFAAAGANVVLVGRNAEAGEALARALGERVLYCETDIGQDGQIQACIDAARARFGRLDILVNNACQYADRGLASSREEWHRTLDTNLVSAAIFTQLAAPFLPRGGVVVNMGSTGGKFGAAGRALYPASKAALLQITKNFAVELAPAGVRVLAVSPAWTWSPSVEQLSGGSRATADAVGAHFHPLGRVGSGEEIAAAVCFACSDAASWMTGVDIPVDGGFSVLGPDRGISPRVWFKELMPGDGA
- a CDS encoding DUF342 domain-containing protein; amino-acid sequence: MGAENMLQLLLDADTNVLTAVYTPPPRPADDAQPAAGAAPAEDGGHAPDHAESPLAQTLVQTREQPGEHDADIAVADEDEAPPANTELPTWDILVAAAAAQGWGAEALDNHAILAFIDLCRTATDTVQSPVGQVVDGSFDIELNATRMAATLTLHPPKGGKPVTLEAVRQALADQGIVHGVLDAALAEAVALGRAETIIAAQGTPPTRGTPTRFESLLDRLKPRAEDIDELAQVDYRDLGSLLLVSPGTPLMRRIPPLPGVDGTNVLGEAVLPDELPDTPFSKELSGVEVDPEDPLLLRAAIAGTPTLITHGVQVNPMVEVDAVNLSTGNITFEGSLQVRGDIAATMEVRVTGDVVVNGTIEAALVEAGGSVTVKGGIIGMAETLHDATATPRTAHIVCGGTLRAKFIENAVISAGQDIDVEREIRQSNIAAGGSVNVGPPNTQQSAITGGETRALLAVRAGTIGSPAGIPTLVQAGLDPHADIKRSALTRKRLKMNEDKAKLEQLLMFLQANPQRATGDVVERARNTHTKLISDLAALETEEAQLARDLLPQQNATIAATRRFCSGTKIQLGNKMQEFLEDQVGGKAGLEEGEIVIR
- a CDS encoding lytic transglycosylase domain-containing protein, translating into MSQPPTPLLSATRALLARAGGMAAVAALATGALALATTATAQAAETYRYKDPFGVWRSMKVPAGTGKYYKRAQARTAVRTGAEKLCLTCEPEAGDGARRQTRAPAEPALRWSTVKPTTKHDNLIARAALDSGVDQALLTAIIAIESGFRSDARSPKGALGLMQLMPATAAPLLSVDDVERALVDPATNVQAGSRHLRRLIDRYPGRLDLALAAYNAGEGAVRKYDAVPPYAETQAYVKNVTALYEQYKAP
- the hemL gene encoding glutamate-1-semialdehyde 2,1-aminomutase, with product MSSNAQLFERACRSIPGGVNSPVRAFRSVGGTPRFIKRAQGPYVWDAEDKQYIDYVGSWGPAILGHSHPEVVRAVQEAAVNGLSFGAPTEAEIELAEVLISRLPSLEQVRLVSSGTEATMTAIRLARGATGRAKIVKFEGCYHGHSDSLLVKAGSGLLTFGNPSSAGVPPEFVSHTLTLEYNNLDAVREAFAQHGADIACIIVEPVAGNMNLIKPAPGFLEGLREVCTQHGALLIFDEVMTGFRVGPQGVQGLTGVKPDITTLAKVIGGGMPVGAFGGSAEVMKHIAPLGGVYQAGTLSGNPVAVAAGLATLRLIAAPGFYETLSAQTAKLAQGLQARARKAGLPFSADSVGGMFGIYFSDSVPASFAQVSACDTAAFNRFFHAMLENGVHFAPSAFEAGFVSATHDDAVIQATLDIAEKVFAGL
- the thiE gene encoding thiamine phosphate synthase, coding for MKPLRFPAGLYGVTPEWDDTDRLLQAVRDAAAGGMRALQLRRKDVPDAVRAAQARALAPLCRELGVVFLINDDWRLALEVGADGAHVGRDDESLAHIRREAGPDLILGGSSYDDLARARELLDGGADYIAFGAMFASTVKPDTVRAPLSVLTEARRLADERDAPRPAVVAIGGITPANAPLVVQAGADSIAVITALFEAPSIRAAAAACSAPYSPNFHRKP
- a CDS encoding hydroxymethylpyrimidine/phosphomethylpyrimidine kinase, whose amino-acid sequence is MPNDPGEPPIKRSQVAPVTPPLVLVFGPLDPSGSDGLPADAVTCARLGCHGLAAVTALTVQDTAGIEEIHPVSPDLLDDQARCLLEDMSVQAIKVGGLYTAETASVAAQVAADYSQVPLVLHLGQRAQLPADAADEDEADDLLAATLELVLPQTDLLVIEHLRLAQWHADGDIDIGDAPTPMHALVAAGAEWVLVLGSPQRPGHFANVLLGPGGQTHTWPWQTPPDRNGDAGGLAATAITAMLARGLEMPEAVRQGLAHADASVAASFLPGMGRRIPNRILPQ